A stretch of Rhizobium glycinendophyticum DNA encodes these proteins:
- a CDS encoding YebC/PmpR family DNA-binding transcriptional regulator, whose protein sequence is MAGHSQFKNIMHRKGKQDGIRSKMFSKLAREITVAAKTGLPDPAMNAALRLAVQNAKAQSMPKDNIERAIKKASGADAETYDAIRYEGYGPGGVAVIVETLTDNRNRTASSVRSTFSKAGGALGETGSVSFSFDHVGEITYKASVGDADKVMEAAIEAGAEDVVSDEDGHTIYCAFEDMNEVSKALEAVLGGAESVKAIWKPQNTIEVDEEKATSLMKLIDTLEDDDDVQNVYSNFEVSDEVMAKLSA, encoded by the coding sequence ATGGCTGGCCATTCACAGTTCAAAAACATCATGCACCGCAAGGGGAAACAGGACGGTATCCGTTCGAAGATGTTCTCCAAGCTGGCGCGCGAAATCACGGTTGCTGCCAAGACCGGTCTGCCCGATCCGGCGATGAACGCGGCCCTTCGCCTGGCCGTGCAGAACGCCAAGGCGCAATCCATGCCCAAGGACAACATCGAGCGCGCCATCAAGAAGGCCTCCGGCGCCGATGCCGAGACCTATGATGCGATCCGCTACGAAGGCTACGGTCCGGGCGGCGTTGCCGTCATCGTGGAGACCTTGACCGACAACCGCAACCGCACCGCTTCCTCCGTGCGTTCCACCTTCTCCAAGGCCGGCGGCGCATTGGGCGAAACCGGCTCGGTGTCCTTCTCCTTCGACCATGTCGGCGAGATCACCTACAAGGCCTCCGTCGGCGATGCCGACAAGGTCATGGAAGCGGCGATCGAGGCCGGTGCCGAAGACGTCGTCTCGGACGAAGACGGTCACACGATCTACTGCGCCTTCGAGGACATGAACGAAGTTTCCAAGGCGCTGGAAGCGGTTCTCGGCGGTGCCGAATCCGTCAAGGCGATCTGGAAGCCGCAGAACACGATCGAAGTCGACGAAGAGAAGGCGACCTCGCTGATGAAGCTGATCGATACGCTGGAAGACGATGACGACGTGCAGAACGTCTATTCGAACTTCGAAGTGTCGGATGAGGTCATGGCCAAGCTCTCGGCCTGA
- a CDS encoding pyridoxamine 5'-phosphate oxidase family protein — MASFSEARENPVEQLWEEIEDIHAGMLGLAGSDMHMRPMAPFADHRTNTIWFFTKTDTDLVKALRPGSRGHFCVVGKNHDYHACLSGPLTAVKDSAKIDEYWNSVVAAWYEGGKSDPSLVLLSLSLDDGEIWASTGSTVKFGWEIAKANLDPEKMPDVGVHRHVRFA, encoded by the coding sequence ATGGCAAGCTTCAGCGAAGCCCGCGAAAACCCGGTAGAACAGCTCTGGGAAGAGATCGAGGATATTCATGCCGGCATGCTCGGCCTCGCCGGTTCCGACATGCATATGCGGCCCATGGCGCCCTTTGCCGATCACCGCACCAACACCATCTGGTTCTTCACCAAGACCGACACCGATCTCGTCAAGGCGCTGCGTCCCGGCAGCCGTGGTCATTTCTGCGTCGTCGGCAAGAACCACGATTACCACGCCTGCCTCTCCGGCCCTCTGACGGCCGTCAAGGACAGCGCGAAGATCGACGAATACTGGAATTCGGTCGTCGCCGCCTGGTATGAAGGCGGCAAGTCGGACCCGAGCCTCGTGCTCCTGTCGCTGTCGCTCGACGACGGCGAGATCTGGGCTTCGACCGGCAGCACGGTCAAGTTTGGCTGGGAAATCGCCAAGGCGAACCTCGATCCCGAAAAGATGCCCGACGTCGGCGTCCACCGCCACGTCCGCTTCGCCTGA
- a CDS encoding MBL fold metallo-hydrolase, translating to MMLRLVFSSLALLLVAQGVLAQEAERPPVSQCQLIAQALPQVQFASYNPTASVGGSVIPAQLQEDVTISFVGHSTFQIDTPGGVSIATDFNGWLRTSRTPDVVTMNKAHSSHYTMNPDPAIATVLQGWNEARPGEKIEHRIVVGDAYVRNVSTDIRSWGGEFEPNGNSIFIFEVAGLCIGHLGHLHHELTDAHYAEIGRLDIVMVPVDGGLTMGAESMSRTIKRLRSAVVLPMHRRGPIVDSFLAMFDDSFDIERSQNSGFTVSMRTLPKKPLILVLAGV from the coding sequence ATGATGCTGAGACTGGTGTTTTCGAGCTTGGCCCTATTGCTGGTTGCGCAAGGTGTTCTTGCGCAGGAGGCCGAGCGACCGCCGGTCAGCCAATGCCAGTTGATCGCGCAAGCCCTGCCGCAGGTTCAGTTCGCGAGCTACAATCCAACCGCCAGCGTCGGTGGATCCGTCATTCCGGCACAGCTTCAGGAAGACGTGACGATCAGCTTCGTCGGCCATTCGACCTTCCAGATCGACACACCGGGTGGCGTCTCGATCGCCACCGACTTCAACGGTTGGCTTCGCACCTCACGGACACCCGATGTCGTGACGATGAACAAGGCGCATTCGAGCCACTACACAATGAACCCTGATCCGGCGATTGCAACGGTGTTGCAGGGCTGGAATGAAGCGCGGCCGGGCGAGAAGATCGAGCACAGGATCGTCGTCGGTGACGCTTATGTCCGCAATGTCTCGACCGATATTCGCAGCTGGGGCGGGGAGTTCGAGCCGAACGGCAATTCAATCTTCATCTTCGAGGTGGCTGGCCTGTGCATCGGCCATCTCGGTCACCTGCATCACGAGCTCACCGATGCGCATTATGCGGAGATCGGTCGGCTGGATATCGTGATGGTGCCGGTGGATGGTGGGCTCACCATGGGCGCAGAGAGCATGAGCCGGACGATCAAGCGCCTGAGGTCGGCCGTAGTCCTGCCGATGCATCGCCGCGGACCGATCGTCGATAGCTTCCTGGCGATGTTCGACGACAGCTTCGACATCGAGCGGTCGCAAAACAGCGGCTTCACGGTGTCCATGCGGACCTTGCCGAAGAAGCCGCTGATCCTGGTTCTCGCGGGGGTGTGA
- a CDS encoding TIGR00282 family metallophosphoesterase, whose product MRLLFLGDMVGKTGRTAVWERLPGLISDLKLDFVIVNGENAAGGFGITEDIYLETINAGADVVTTGNHVWDQKEAVSFCTRHDQFLRPANYPAGTPGKGSGLFYARNGARVLVANIMGRVFMHPELDDPFKSAESILAAAPLKEQADVIVFDFHAEATSEKQCFGHFVDGRASFVVGTHTHVPTADHQILNGGTAYMSDAGMCGDYDSSLGMEKEEPLNRFISKMPKGRFEAASGPATICGVGVEISDATGLAEKIAPLRIGPRLAETIPPFWA is encoded by the coding sequence ATGCGACTTCTGTTTCTCGGAGATATGGTGGGCAAAACCGGACGGACGGCTGTGTGGGAGCGGTTGCCGGGCCTCATTTCCGATCTGAAACTGGATTTCGTCATCGTCAATGGCGAAAATGCCGCCGGCGGCTTCGGCATTACCGAGGACATCTATCTCGAGACGATCAATGCCGGCGCCGATGTCGTTACCACCGGCAACCATGTCTGGGACCAGAAGGAAGCCGTCTCCTTCTGCACCCGGCATGACCAGTTCCTGCGGCCGGCCAATTATCCTGCCGGCACACCGGGCAAGGGCTCGGGCCTCTTCTATGCCCGCAACGGCGCGCGCGTGCTCGTCGCCAACATCATGGGCCGCGTCTTCATGCATCCGGAACTCGACGATCCCTTCAAGTCGGCGGAGAGCATCCTTGCTGCCGCCCCGCTGAAGGAGCAGGCAGATGTCATCGTCTTCGACTTCCATGCGGAAGCAACGAGCGAGAAGCAGTGTTTCGGCCATTTCGTCGATGGGCGCGCCAGCTTCGTCGTCGGCACCCACACCCATGTCCCGACCGCCGACCACCAGATCCTGAACGGCGGCACGGCCTATATGTCGGATGCCGGCATGTGCGGCGATTACGACTCCTCGCTCGGCATGGAGAAGGAAGAGCCGCTCAACCGCTTCATCTCGAAAATGCCCAAGGGCCGCTTCGAGGCAGCATCCGGCCCGGCGACCATCTGCGGCGTCGGCGTCGAGATTTCCGATGCCACGGGGCTGGCGGAGAAGATTGCGCCGCTGCGTATCGGACCCCGGCTGGCAGAAACGATCCCGCCTTTCTGGGCGTGA
- a CDS encoding 5-formyltetrahydrofolate cyclo-ligase, protein MEKRALKAALRNERLALRDQIDPAVRLEFGLAMADFAGEAIDLEPGMVVSGFFPIRSEADIRPLMARLKARGARLCLPVVMDKETIVFRELVTGAELVDTGFGTRGPGPEAEVLDPDLLLVPLSAFDAKGNRIGYGAGHYDRAIARLREKGRNPRLIGIAFDCQEVAEVPDEAHDVRLEAVLTESGLRTFME, encoded by the coding sequence TTGGAAAAACGGGCTTTGAAGGCGGCGCTGCGCAATGAGCGCCTGGCACTGCGGGATCAGATCGATCCAGCCGTCAGGCTGGAGTTTGGTCTGGCCATGGCCGACTTCGCGGGCGAGGCGATCGATCTCGAACCCGGGATGGTGGTGTCGGGCTTCTTCCCGATCCGGTCGGAGGCGGATATCCGGCCATTGATGGCACGGTTGAAGGCGCGGGGCGCGCGTCTCTGCCTGCCTGTGGTGATGGACAAGGAAACCATCGTCTTTCGCGAACTCGTTACCGGCGCGGAACTGGTCGATACCGGGTTCGGGACGCGCGGACCCGGGCCGGAGGCCGAGGTTCTGGATCCCGACCTCCTGCTCGTGCCGCTCTCGGCATTCGATGCAAAGGGCAACCGGATCGGCTATGGAGCGGGCCATTATGACCGCGCAATCGCGCGTTTGCGGGAAAAAGGACGTAATCCGCGCCTGATCGGCATTGCATTCGACTGTCAGGAGGTGGCAGAAGTGCCCGATGAAGCGCATGACGTCCGGCTCGAGGCCGTTCTGACGGAAAGTGGCCTCAGAACATTCATGGAGTGA